ACCGGAATGTACGGAGATGCCGCGCCGATGGAAACCGCTCAGCTCACCCCGGAACAGCTCGACGCGCAGTCCTCCCGTCTCCATGACACGGACGCGTGGCAACGCATCGTCACCGGCTGGGAACGCACCGCCCACGAACCCGCTCCCCCGCCGCCCGTACCCGCCGGTGAGGCACTGCCCACCGTGCCGCCCATGCACCCGGACGACTGGCGGGAGCTGCTGTCCGTGCCCGTCGACCGGCTCATCGAGGACTCTCTGCGAGCCCTGCCGGCAAGGCAGCCCCACGAGCGCCCGCTCCCCGGACGCCTGGGCGCCGTGGTGCCCGAGCGTCTGCACGCCTGGCGGCGCATCGGGCAGTCCGATGTACGTCCGTCGACACACCTCGGCTACGCGCGGCGCGTCCTCACCGAGTGGGGCTGGCAGAACACCCCCTACCGTCTGCGCAACGCCCGAGGGGCGCGTTGTGTCTGCGGAGCCATGCTGACCGCGCATCGCCTCGGGTACGGGTCGCTCGACACCGTCGACAGGGCCGGTGCCTGGCTCATCACCGAGCTGCGCGCACAGGGCTGGACGGGCCTGATCGGCCCCTGGAACCGCCACCCCGGCCGCACCGCCGGGGACGCACTGGCCCTGATCGACGCCACGATCCGCCGGGCTTCCTCGGCAGGCCACTGAGGCCGGGACCCAAGCAGGACCGTCCGATCCGGAGACCGATCAGATCGGATCCGCCGATGCCTCACGCCCCCTTCGGCAGCCTGCGCACCCTGTCGGCGGTGGCCCCCTCCGTCACCGCCGCAGCGCCCTGCATACGGTCGGGCGCCCGACCGCCGTCCCGGTGCGTGTCCCGCCCCTCCAGGCCCCGGCCCCGTCACGCCGAGCACCGAGCACCGAGCACCGAGCACCGAACGGTGTCCCCACCGCCTGATGCCCCGCCCTTCCCCCGGTTCCCCCTCGGTCACCCGTCAGAAGGGCTCGTCCAGCCCTTCCGTGTCCTCCCCCTCCGCCTCGATCGCCTGCCGCACCACACGCAGGGCCATCCCCTCGTTGTACCCCTTCCGCGCGAGCATGCCCGCGAGCCGACGCAGCCGCTTGTCGCGGTCCAGCCCCCGGGTGGAGCGGAGCTTTCGCGCGACGAGCTCCCGGGCGGTCTCCTCCTCCTGCTCGGGGTCGAGTTGCCCGACCGCTTCGTCGATCACCGTCGGGTCGACCCCCTTGGTCCGCAGTTCCCGTACGAGGGCGCGGCGGGCCAGTCCCCTGCCGTGGTGCCGGGACTCGACCCAGGCGTCCGCGAACGCGGCGTCGTCGATCAGTCCCACGTCCTCGAACCGCGAGAGCACCTCCTCCGCGGCCTCGTCGGGGATCTCCTTCTTACGCAGTGCATCGGCCAGTTGCTTACGGGTTCGCGGGGTCCCGGTCAGCAGCCGGAGACAGATGTTGCGCGCCTGCTCGACCGGGTCCCGCGGTTCCCCCTTCTCGGCCCTCGACGAGGAAGGGGAACCGCTGCCTCTGGAGCGGGAGCGGGAACGACGGCCCGCCCCCTCGCCGAACCCGGCCCCCCGGCCGGGCTCCGGGAACTCCCCGGACGGTTCTGCGGCGTACTCGGGGCCGGGTGCCGCACCGGCGTCGGTGCCCGGCCACTCCGTGCGACGCGTCACGGACTAGCTCTTGGCCGCTGCGGTCTTGGCGGTCTTGGCCTTGGTCGCGGGAGCCGGCACCGACTTGGCAGCGGCATCGGCCGGAGCACCCGCCGTGACCGCGGCGTCGGCTGCGGGCTCCGCCGCCGGCTCCTCGGGACGAACGCCGACTCCGAGCTTCTCCAGGATCTTCTTCTCGATCTCGTTGGCGAGGTCGGGGTTGTCCTTGAGGAAGTTGCGGGCGTTCTCCTTGCCCTGGCCGAGCTGGTCGCCCTCGTACGTGTACCAGGCGCCGGCCTTGCGGACGAAGCCGTGCTCCACGCCCATGTCGATCAGACCGCCCTCACGGCTGATGCCCTGGCCGTAGAGGATGTCGAATTCGGCCTGCTTGAACGGGGGCGCCACCTTGTTCTTGACGACCTTGACGCGGGTGCGGTTACCCACGGCGTCCGTGCCGTCCTTCAGCGTCTCGATCCGACGGATGTCGAGACGCACCGAGGCGTAGAACTTCAGAGCCCGGCCACCGGTCGTGGTCTCCGGGGAGCCGAACATCACACCGATCTTCTCGCGCAGCTGGTTGATGAAGATCGCGGTGGTCTTGGACTGGTTGAGCGCGCTGGTGATCTTACGGAGCGCCTGACTCATCAGGCGGGCCTGCAGACCCACGTGCGAGTCACCCATCTCGCCCTCGATCTCAGCACGGGGCACCAGGGCCGCCACGGAGTCGATGACGATCAGGTCCAGCGCACCGGAGCGGACCAGCATGTCCACGATCTCCAGCGCCTGCTCGCCGTTGTCGGGCTGCGAGAGGATGAGGCTGTCGATGTCGACGCCGAGCTTCTTCGCGTACTCCGGGTCCAGAGCGTGCTCCGCGTCGATGAACGCCACGGAACCGCCGAGTCGCTGCGCGTTCGCCACGGCGTGCAGCGTCAGCGTCGTCTTACCGGAGGACTCCGGGCCGTACACCTCCACCACGCGGCCGCGCGGCAGACCGCCGACGCCGAGCGCGACGTCGAGCGCGGTGGAGCCGGTGGGGATCACCTCGATGGGCTCGTTCGGCCGCTCACCGAGGCGCATCACCGCACCCTTGCCGAATTGCCGTTCAATCTGTGCGAGTGCGGCGTCCAGCGCCTTCTCGCGGTCGGTTCCTGCCATGGGTTCCACCCGATTTGCTTGAGTCGATCGCTTCACGTCACAGACGCTAACCCCTGCCACTGACAATGGGCCTCGACGTCCTCCCGGCCTGTGGACAACTCCACGGTCGGGCCCGGCAAAACCCGGCCGGATTTCCATGAGAATGGATGTTCGATTTCAGTGTCAAGCGCACCACGCCGGGCCCGTGCGGGCCGGGGCCGCCACCACGGCGGTCGCAACGGTCACGGCCGATGAAGCCGACGAACCACGTCGGAGTTCATTCTAGTTTCATGCGATTTACGGACATATCAAAGGAATGCACGGCGCGGAAGCGGAGGTGATGCCGTGGACACGCCCCTGCCCCCGCTACCGCGAAGCACTCCCGGCCCCCTGCCCCCGCTATCGCGAGTCATCCCCCGGCCCATGGCCCCGTACCGCGTGTCGGATCCTGGACAGCACCGGCTCGCCACGGCGCCAGCGATGGCCGCCCTGCACCCTCGGGTCGTCCGTGACGTCGTACCGCTTCACGTACGCGCCCAGGAACGCCTGGAGCGTCGCGACGGCCGGGATGGCGATCAGGGCACCGACGGCGCCCATCAGCGCGGTGCCCGCGACCACCGAGCCGAAGGCGACCGCGGGGTGGATGTCGACCGTCTTGGACGTGAGTTTCGGCTGCAGCGCGTAGTTCTCGAACTGCTGGTAGACCACGACGAAACCGAGCACCCACAGCGCGTACCAGGGATCGACGGTGAAGGCGATCAGCATGGGGAGAGCGCCGGCCAGATACGTGCCGATCGTGGGGATGAACTGCGAGACGAGGCCGACCCACACCGCGAGCGCGGGCGCGTAGGGCACACCGAGGACCACCAGCAGGACGTAGTGCGCCACGCCGGAGATCAGTGCCATCAGCCCACGCGAGTAGATGTAACCGCCGGTCTTGTCGACCGCGATCTCCCAGGCGCGCAGCACCTCGGCCTGCCGGGAAGGCGGCAGCACTGAGCACAGCGCGCGCCGCAGCCGCGGCCCGTCGGCGGCGAAGTAGAAGGAGAACAGGAAGATCATCAGCAGACGGAACAGCCCGCCCAGCACTGTGGTGGACACGTCGAGCACGCCGGTCGCGCTGTTCTGCACATATCTCTGGAGCCAGTCGGAGTGCAGCAGGCTGTCCTGCACCTCGACCCGGGAGAGCTCCGTGTGGAAGGTCTGGTTGACCCAGTTGATCACCGAGTCGAGGTACTTGGGGAACTCCTCGACCATGTCGACGATCTGCCCGGCGAGCATCGAACCGAGCAGGACGACGAAACCGACGCCGGCGATCAGCACGGCGATGAAGACCAGGAAGGTCGCGAACCCCCGGCGTATCCCGCGTTCTGCCATGCGGCTGACGGCAGGCTCCATGGCCAGCGCGAGGAAGAAGGCGATGAGGATGTTGGTCAGCAGCCCGATGAGCTGGTAGAAGGCCCAGCTGCCCAGCTGGAAGCACCCGTAGAGCGTCAGGGCGAGGACCATCGCGCGCGGCAGCCAGCCGGGCATGCGGACGGGATCGGTGCCGGGCGGCGGATTGGGTGGTGCGGCCGGCGGGACGGGCGGCGAAGCGGGCGGCTGGCTCTGGGCGGTCTCGTCTGTCGGTGCCACGGGACAAGTCTCGCTCACCGCGGTGACAGCCGGCCGCCCGGCCCGGAATGCCCGTCGCCGGTGACCTCCTCGGCCGGGACGAACAGGCGAGACGGGCGTACCGGTGTGTGCTGTATCCCGCCGCTCAGCGCTTGTCGGGAGGCACGCCGACCGCCGAGCAGACCCCGCGCCAGACGTCCTTGGCCTCCCAGCCTGCGGCGAGGGCCTCGTGCACCGTACGGCCGCCGAGCTCCGCCATGACGTGATCACGCGCGAAGGAGTCGGCGTACGTCTCGCCGAAGTGATCCGCCATCCGTTCCCAGAAAATCGTCAACCGCATGCCCCCAGTATCCCGCTCCTGAGAGTGCAGCCGGGCCGGGAGCCCCTGCCGGCGGCGCTTTCCCCTCTACGGTCGGTCCATGGCTGGAACCGGAGCACATCCCCTCGCCCGAGCCGAGCAGTTCATCTGGCTCACCGCACGCGTCCTCGAGCAGCGGCGGTTCGCCCATCTCTTCCTGGGAGGGGGCGCGGACGTCGTCGAGACCGCGCTCACCGCCTATCGGAACGAGGACGGCGGCTACGGTCACGCGCTCGAACCCGATCTTCGCGGACCTGTGAGCCAGCCGCTGCACACCGCTCACGCGCTGAGCGTCCTGGACTCGATCGACCGCTGCGGCGGTCTGCGGGTGGAGCGGATCTGCCGCTATCTGACGGACGTGTCGACCAAGGAGGGCGCGCTGCCCGCGCTGCTTCCCTCCCAGCGTGGGTATCCCGCGGCGCCCTTCATCCCCGTCGTCGACCACCCGCCCGCCGAACTCCTCGCGACAGGGCCCGTGGTCGGGTTCCTGCACCGCAATCAGGTGTGGCATGCCTGGCTCTTCCGGGCCACAGACTTCTGCTGGGCCGCCGTCGACGCCCTGCAGCACTCTCATCCGTACGAGATCGAGGCGGCCGTCGCCTTCCTCGACG
The DNA window shown above is from Streptomyces sp. Alt3 and carries:
- the recA gene encoding recombinase RecA, giving the protein MAGTDREKALDAALAQIERQFGKGAVMRLGERPNEPIEVIPTGSTALDVALGVGGLPRGRVVEVYGPESSGKTTLTLHAVANAQRLGGSVAFIDAEHALDPEYAKKLGVDIDSLILSQPDNGEQALEIVDMLVRSGALDLIVIDSVAALVPRAEIEGEMGDSHVGLQARLMSQALRKITSALNQSKTTAIFINQLREKIGVMFGSPETTTGGRALKFYASVRLDIRRIETLKDGTDAVGNRTRVKVVKNKVAPPFKQAEFDILYGQGISREGGLIDMGVEHGFVRKAGAWYTYEGDQLGQGKENARNFLKDNPDLANEIEKKILEKLGVGVRPEEPAAEPAADAAVTAGAPADAAAKSVPAPATKAKTAKTAAAKS
- the recX gene encoding recombination regulator RecX produces the protein MTRRTEWPGTDAGAAPGPEYAAEPSGEFPEPGRGAGFGEGAGRRSRSRSRGSGSPSSSRAEKGEPRDPVEQARNICLRLLTGTPRTRKQLADALRKKEIPDEAAEEVLSRFEDVGLIDDAAFADAWVESRHHGRGLARRALVRELRTKGVDPTVIDEAVGQLDPEQEEETARELVARKLRSTRGLDRDKRLRRLAGMLARKGYNEGMALRVVRQAIEAEGEDTEGLDEPF
- a CDS encoding DUF3046 domain-containing protein — translated: MRLTIFWERMADHFGETYADSFARDHVMAELGGRTVHEALAAGWEAKDVWRGVCSAVGVPPDKR
- a CDS encoding AI-2E family transporter, translating into MPGWLPRAMVLALTLYGCFQLGSWAFYQLIGLLTNILIAFFLALAMEPAVSRMAERGIRRGFATFLVFIAVLIAGVGFVVLLGSMLAGQIVDMVEEFPKYLDSVINWVNQTFHTELSRVEVQDSLLHSDWLQRYVQNSATGVLDVSTTVLGGLFRLLMIFLFSFYFAADGPRLRRALCSVLPPSRQAEVLRAWEIAVDKTGGYIYSRGLMALISGVAHYVLLVVLGVPYAPALAVWVGLVSQFIPTIGTYLAGALPMLIAFTVDPWYALWVLGFVVVYQQFENYALQPKLTSKTVDIHPAVAFGSVVAGTALMGAVGALIAIPAVATLQAFLGAYVKRYDVTDDPRVQGGHRWRRGEPVLSRIRHAVRGHGPGDDSR
- a CDS encoding DUF6197 family protein, with the protein product METAQLTPEQLDAQSSRLHDTDAWQRIVTGWERTAHEPAPPPPVPAGEALPTVPPMHPDDWRELLSVPVDRLIEDSLRALPARQPHERPLPGRLGAVVPERLHAWRRIGQSDVRPSTHLGYARRVLTEWGWQNTPYRLRNARGARCVCGAMLTAHRLGYGSLDTVDRAGAWLITELRAQGWTGLIGPWNRHPGRTAGDALALIDATIRRASSAGH